From a single Streptomyces sp. NBC_00377 genomic region:
- a CDS encoding SDR family NAD(P)-dependent oxidoreductase: MSVRDKVALVTGAGRGIGEAIAERLAAHGAAVAVCDLDPEAADKVAARLAERYTARTTAVGADISDSAAVRAAVERVTAALGPVDILVNNAAVDVIGRFVDSAEATWDRIIAVNLRGTITVTRAVLDPMIERGGGRIVHIASDAGRVGSSGEVVYSATKGGVIAFGKALAREVARHGITVNSVCPGPTDTALLGQVAEYSQKMYDATVRAIPLRRVARPTEIADVVTFLVSDDAAYVTGQTLSVSGGLTMV; the protein is encoded by the coding sequence GTGAGCGTACGGGACAAGGTGGCGCTCGTCACCGGGGCGGGGCGGGGCATCGGCGAGGCCATCGCCGAGCGGCTCGCCGCCCATGGAGCCGCCGTCGCCGTCTGCGACCTGGACCCGGAGGCCGCGGACAAGGTGGCGGCCCGGCTCGCGGAGCGCTACACGGCGCGGACGACGGCGGTGGGCGCGGACATCTCCGACAGCGCGGCCGTACGCGCCGCCGTGGAGCGCGTGACGGCCGCACTCGGGCCGGTGGACATCCTGGTCAACAACGCTGCCGTCGATGTCATCGGCCGCTTCGTGGACAGCGCGGAGGCCACCTGGGACCGGATCATCGCCGTCAATCTGCGCGGCACGATCACCGTGACCCGGGCGGTCCTCGACCCGATGATCGAACGCGGCGGCGGGAGGATCGTGCACATCGCCTCGGACGCCGGCCGCGTCGGCTCCTCCGGCGAGGTCGTGTACTCCGCGACGAAGGGCGGGGTCATCGCCTTCGGCAAGGCGCTGGCCCGCGAGGTCGCCCGGCACGGCATCACCGTGAACAGCGTCTGCCCGGGGCCCACCGACACCGCGCTGCTCGGGCAGGTCGCCGAGTACAGCCAGAAGATGTACGACGCGACGGTGCGGGCGATCCCGCTGCGCCGCGTCGCCCGGCCCACCGAGATCGCCGACGTGGTGACCTTCCTCGTCTCCGACGACGCCGCCTATGTGACCGGGCAGACGCTCTCGGTCAGCGGCGGACTCACGATGGTCTGA
- a CDS encoding DoxX family protein, whose amino-acid sequence MSRGPDVAALVLRTALGPMLFAHGWNKVNGPGGLEGTTGWFEALGLRPAGAHARMAAGTEMAAGVGIALGAANPLPAAAAVGLMAVAARTDHRGKGFFVFKGGWEYVGVVGGAALALAALGNGRYSLDGLLRRQRAGVGHALAAAGLGAAGAAALLAVCYRPQSKRDGPRTDPETEHRDHDEQKKQ is encoded by the coding sequence GTGAGCCGAGGACCCGACGTCGCCGCCCTCGTGCTGCGCACGGCGCTCGGTCCGATGCTGTTCGCGCACGGCTGGAACAAGGTGAACGGTCCCGGCGGGCTCGAGGGCACGACGGGCTGGTTCGAGGCGCTGGGTCTGCGGCCGGCCGGGGCGCACGCCCGGATGGCGGCCGGGACCGAGATGGCGGCCGGCGTGGGCATCGCCCTGGGCGCGGCCAACCCGCTTCCGGCGGCGGCCGCCGTCGGCCTGATGGCCGTCGCGGCCCGCACCGACCACCGGGGCAAGGGCTTCTTCGTCTTCAAAGGTGGCTGGGAGTACGTCGGCGTGGTGGGCGGGGCCGCCCTGGCGCTGGCGGCGCTGGGCAACGGCAGGTACTCGCTCGACGGGCTGCTGCGCCGGCAACGCGCGGGCGTGGGGCACGCGCTGGCGGCGGCCGGACTCGGCGCCGCGGGCGCGGCGGCCCTGCTGGCCGTGTGCTACCGGCCGCAGAGCAAGCGGGACGGGCCTCGGACGGACCCGGAGACGGAACACCGGGACCACGACGAGCAGAAGAAACAGTAA
- a CDS encoding enoyl-CoA hydratase/isomerase family protein: MSTVLRTELRDDIAVLTLDRPGRLNAVGSETVERLTEALDDLRDNDDVRALVLTGAGRAFSAGADLGEIESFTAPGQFRAFVGRLTEAFALLEDFPKPSVAAVHGFAYGGGLELALACDLRVAERGALLGLPEMKLGVLPGAGGTQRLPRLLPPAVAKQMILTGEPIDAARAHVLGLVNELAEPGDALKVAEALAARLAAGAPLALAAGKRLIDYGLGMDLEAAIAYERETVSVLFCTEDRAEGLKAFRERRPGEFRGA, from the coding sequence GTGAGCACCGTGCTGCGTACCGAACTGCGCGACGACATCGCCGTGCTGACCCTCGACCGTCCCGGACGGCTGAACGCCGTCGGCTCCGAGACGGTCGAACGGCTCACCGAGGCGCTGGACGACCTGCGCGACAACGACGACGTCCGCGCCCTGGTGCTGACCGGAGCCGGCCGGGCCTTCTCGGCCGGAGCCGACCTCGGCGAGATCGAGTCGTTCACCGCGCCCGGCCAGTTCCGTGCCTTCGTGGGACGGCTGACCGAGGCGTTCGCGCTCCTGGAGGACTTCCCGAAGCCCTCGGTCGCGGCGGTCCACGGCTTCGCCTACGGCGGCGGCCTGGAGCTGGCCCTCGCCTGCGACCTCCGGGTGGCGGAACGGGGCGCCCTGCTGGGCCTGCCCGAGATGAAGCTCGGGGTGCTGCCCGGCGCGGGCGGCACCCAGCGGCTGCCGCGTCTGCTGCCGCCCGCGGTCGCCAAACAGATGATCCTCACCGGCGAGCCGATCGACGCGGCCCGGGCCCATGTGCTGGGGCTGGTCAACGAACTGGCCGAACCCGGCGACGCACTGAAGGTCGCCGAGGCGCTGGCGGCCCGTCTGGCAGCGGGTGCCCCGCTGGCGCTCGCGGCGGGCAAGCGGCTGATCGACTACGGCCTCGGCATGGACCTGGAGGCGGCGATCGCCTACGAGCGCGAGACCGTCTCGGTGCTGTTCTGCACCGAAGACCGCGCCGAGGGCCTGAAGGCGTTCCGCGAGCGCAGGCCCGGCGAGTTCCGCGGCGCGTGA
- a CDS encoding acyl-CoA dehydrogenase family protein — MDAADFSAVLSGVRRFVRDRVVPLEAEIDEKDEMPAEIREAAKQMGLFGFALPEEYGGLGLSMYEEAQLMFELGYTTPSLRSMFGTNNGIAGHVLMVGGTQEQKARWLPKIASGEVLASFALTEADAGSDPSTLTTKAYADGDEWVINGAKRYITNAPLADVFMVFARTDPDAPRTRGISTFLVPAGTPGLTVAPKDHKMGQFGAWTADVYFDDVRVPASALVGGEEGLNRGFGTAMGCIAHGRVHISSLCVGMAERLVDESVEYARTRRQSGRPIGSFQLVQGLIADSMTDYYAGRATVLEAARAFDAGTDTKIGPSCTKYFASEMVWRVADRAVQIHGGAGYMRGVAVERFYRDARLFRIYEGTSQIQQVIIAKALLGEAARG; from the coding sequence ATGGACGCGGCTGACTTCAGCGCGGTGCTGTCCGGGGTCCGGCGCTTCGTCCGGGACCGTGTCGTGCCGCTCGAGGCGGAGATCGACGAGAAGGACGAGATGCCCGCGGAGATCCGCGAGGCTGCCAAGCAGATGGGGCTGTTCGGCTTCGCGCTGCCCGAGGAGTACGGCGGGCTGGGGCTGTCGATGTACGAGGAAGCCCAGTTGATGTTCGAACTCGGTTATACGACGCCGTCGTTGCGCTCGATGTTCGGCACGAACAACGGCATCGCCGGGCACGTCCTGATGGTCGGCGGCACACAGGAGCAGAAGGCGCGGTGGCTGCCGAAGATCGCCTCGGGCGAGGTGCTGGCGTCGTTCGCGCTCACCGAGGCGGACGCGGGCTCGGACCCCTCGACCCTCACCACGAAGGCGTATGCCGACGGCGACGAGTGGGTCATCAACGGGGCCAAGCGCTACATCACCAACGCTCCGCTCGCCGACGTCTTCATGGTCTTCGCCCGCACCGACCCCGACGCCCCGCGTACCCGCGGCATCTCCACCTTCCTGGTCCCGGCCGGCACCCCCGGGCTCACCGTGGCGCCCAAGGACCACAAGATGGGCCAGTTCGGCGCCTGGACCGCCGATGTGTACTTCGACGACGTACGCGTGCCGGCCTCCGCGCTCGTCGGCGGCGAGGAGGGCCTGAACCGGGGCTTCGGCACAGCGATGGGCTGTATCGCGCACGGCAGGGTGCACATCTCGTCCCTGTGCGTGGGCATGGCCGAGCGGCTGGTCGACGAGTCCGTCGAGTACGCCCGCACCCGCCGCCAGTCCGGCCGGCCCATCGGCTCCTTCCAGCTCGTCCAGGGCCTGATCGCCGACTCGATGACGGACTACTACGCCGGGCGCGCCACGGTGCTGGAGGCCGCCCGTGCCTTCGACGCCGGTACCGACACGAAGATCGGGCCCTCGTGCACCAAGTACTTCGCCAGCGAGATGGTCTGGCGGGTCGCGGACCGGGCGGTGCAGATCCACGGCGGGGCGGGCTATATGCGCGGCGTCGCCGTCGAGCGCTTCTACCGCGACGCCCGGCTGTTCCGCATCTACGAGGGCACCAGCCAGATCCAGCAGGTGATCATCGCCAAGGCGTTGCTGGGCGAGGCGGCGCGCGGGTGA
- a CDS encoding SDR family NAD(P)-dependent oxidoreductase, whose amino-acid sequence MGILDDKVAIVTGGGRGLGRAHCLALAEAGATVVVNDPGAGVHGEQTGDSPADEVVTEIIERGGRAVANHASVTDWTATEAMVADTVAEFGRLDIVVNNAGIVRDRMLFSMSEAEFDAVIAVHLKGTFALTRHACAYWREASKRGERVAGRVINTTSGTGLFGNQGQSNYGAAKAGVAGLTVLTALEMHRYGVTANAISPIAATRMTDGLSVGESLRADGGFDPRDPANASGVVVYLASDSAAWLTGQVLRIEGNRLNRLEGWTVTGVHPGRTGEALGYEELVDAVPRLYGVAPAGRATGVGQ is encoded by the coding sequence GTGGGCATTCTCGACGACAAGGTCGCCATCGTGACGGGCGGTGGCAGGGGGCTGGGCCGGGCGCACTGCCTGGCGCTCGCCGAGGCCGGCGCCACCGTGGTGGTGAACGATCCCGGTGCGGGCGTGCACGGCGAACAGACCGGTGACTCGCCGGCCGACGAGGTCGTCACGGAGATCATCGAGCGCGGCGGGCGGGCGGTCGCCAACCATGCCTCGGTCACGGACTGGACGGCGACCGAGGCCATGGTCGCGGACACCGTCGCCGAGTTCGGGCGGCTCGACATCGTGGTGAACAACGCCGGGATCGTGCGCGACCGCATGCTGTTCTCGATGAGCGAGGCCGAGTTCGACGCCGTGATCGCCGTCCATCTCAAGGGCACCTTCGCCCTCACCCGGCATGCCTGCGCGTACTGGCGCGAGGCGTCGAAACGGGGAGAACGGGTGGCCGGCCGGGTGATCAACACGACGTCCGGGACAGGGCTGTTCGGCAACCAGGGACAGTCCAACTACGGCGCCGCCAAAGCGGGGGTCGCCGGGCTCACCGTTCTCACCGCCCTCGAGATGCACCGCTACGGCGTCACCGCGAACGCCATCTCGCCGATCGCCGCCACGCGGATGACGGACGGGCTCTCCGTCGGCGAGTCCCTGCGGGCCGACGGCGGCTTCGACCCGCGCGATCCCGCCAACGCCTCCGGAGTGGTGGTCTACCTGGCCTCCGACAGCGCGGCCTGGCTTACCGGCCAGGTGCTGCGGATCGAGGGCAACCGGCTCAACCGGCTGGAGGGCTGGACCGTCACAGGCGTCCACCCCGGCCGGACGGGCGAGGCTCTCGGTTACGAGGAACTCGTCGACGCGGTACCGCGGTTGTACGGGGTCGCCCCAGCCGGCCGGGCCACCGGGGTCGGCCAGTGA
- a CDS encoding thiolase family protein, whose product MTEAVIIGVGLHPFGRFPGKPALDMGADAVRLALADAGVGWPRIQGGYIGSYEVANPDAIVGRLGLTGIPLRGVFNGCATAGTAVALAARAIETGEHDLTIAIGLDKHPRGAFAADPSVAGIPSWYGQTGMFLTTHFFGMKINRYMHDHGISHETLARVASKNFHNAARNDKAWRRTPLSVEEILASPVLNHPLRQFMYCGPNEGAAAVVLCRADQAHKYTSTPVRVRATALRSRKLGAFEVQSPSFPVGEPVESPTVDASRAAYELAGIGPEDVDVAQLQDTDAGSEIIHMAENGLCKDGEQERLIAEGVTGIGGRLPVNTDGGLLGNGEPIGASGLRQIHEIVLQLRRTAGARQIAGTPRVGYTHLYGAPGVSAVTILST is encoded by the coding sequence ATGACCGAAGCCGTCATCATCGGGGTCGGGCTCCACCCCTTCGGCCGGTTCCCCGGAAAGCCGGCACTGGACATGGGCGCGGACGCGGTACGGCTCGCGCTCGCCGACGCGGGCGTCGGCTGGCCTCGGATCCAGGGCGGTTACATCGGCAGCTACGAGGTCGCCAACCCGGACGCCATCGTCGGCCGGCTCGGCCTGACCGGCATTCCGCTGCGCGGGGTCTTCAACGGCTGCGCGACGGCCGGCACGGCGGTGGCACTGGCCGCCCGGGCGATCGAGACCGGTGAGCACGACCTGACGATCGCCATCGGCCTGGACAAGCACCCGCGCGGCGCGTTCGCCGCCGATCCGTCCGTGGCGGGCATCCCCTCGTGGTACGGACAGACCGGGATGTTCCTCACCACGCACTTCTTCGGCATGAAGATCAACCGCTATATGCACGACCACGGCATCTCCCACGAGACGCTCGCGCGCGTCGCCTCCAAGAACTTCCACAACGCCGCCCGCAACGACAAGGCCTGGCGCCGCACCCCCCTGTCGGTGGAGGAGATCCTCGCCTCCCCGGTCCTCAACCACCCCCTGCGCCAGTTCATGTACTGCGGGCCGAACGAGGGAGCCGCCGCCGTCGTGCTGTGCCGGGCCGACCAGGCCCACAAGTACACCTCCACCCCGGTGCGCGTCCGCGCCACCGCCCTGCGCAGCCGCAAGCTGGGCGCCTTCGAGGTGCAGAGCCCTTCGTTCCCCGTCGGAGAGCCCGTCGAGAGCCCGACCGTGGACGCCTCCCGGGCGGCGTACGAACTGGCGGGCATCGGTCCCGAGGACGTCGACGTCGCCCAGCTCCAGGACACCGACGCCGGTTCGGAGATCATCCACATGGCCGAGAACGGTCTGTGCAAGGACGGCGAGCAGGAGCGTCTCATCGCCGAGGGCGTCACCGGCATAGGGGGCCGGCTGCCGGTCAACACCGACGGCGGGCTGCTCGGCAACGGGGAACCCATCGGCGCTTCCGGACTCCGCCAGATCCACGAGATCGTCCTCCAACTGCGCAGAACGGCGGGCGCGCGTCAGATCGCCGGTACACCCCGCGTCGGCTACACCCACCTGTACGGCGCGCCCGGCGTGTCGGCGGTGACGATCCTGTCGACCTGA
- a CDS encoding CaiB/BaiF CoA transferase family protein, which translates to MRPLEGIAVVELGMWVAAPAAATMLADWGADVVKVEAPTGDPNRYTLRHVGQDIDSAPPFETDNRGKRGIVLDLRSAEGKDVLERLLERADVFVTNLRPGALERLGLAPDELRARHPRLVVGTLTGYGWAGDERDRAGYDVSAFWARPGIAAMLNPAGEPPPGIRPGLGDRTAASNLVAGVLAALLRRERTGEGGVVDVSLLRSGTYANGNDLALQNFFGRRGRTRHRTEHESPLYNSYRAADDRWFWLVGLEGNRHWPGVVEALGRTDLAADERFATGKARRGHVRELIAEFDEEFAKRPLAAWAARFDAAGVWWAPVQTLAEVAADPQAEAVGAFVEQPGMGDAPPLRTVATPVGFWGVDDKPRGGAPTLGEHTDEVLAELDRPGT; encoded by the coding sequence GTGCGGCCACTTGAGGGCATTGCCGTCGTCGAGCTGGGCATGTGGGTGGCGGCACCGGCCGCGGCCACCATGCTCGCGGACTGGGGCGCCGACGTGGTGAAGGTGGAGGCGCCGACCGGCGACCCCAACCGTTACACCCTGCGGCACGTGGGCCAGGACATCGACAGCGCGCCCCCGTTCGAGACCGACAACCGCGGCAAGCGCGGGATCGTCCTCGATCTGCGCTCCGCGGAAGGCAAGGACGTGCTGGAACGGCTGCTGGAGCGGGCCGACGTGTTCGTCACCAACCTGCGCCCCGGCGCACTGGAGCGGCTGGGACTGGCACCGGACGAGCTGCGCGCCCGCCATCCCCGGCTGGTCGTCGGCACCCTGACGGGATACGGCTGGGCAGGTGACGAACGCGACCGGGCGGGCTACGACGTGTCCGCGTTCTGGGCCCGGCCCGGCATCGCCGCCATGCTCAACCCGGCCGGGGAGCCGCCGCCCGGTATCCGGCCCGGCCTCGGCGACCGTACGGCCGCGTCCAATCTGGTGGCGGGCGTGCTGGCCGCGCTGCTGCGCCGGGAGCGCACCGGCGAGGGCGGCGTGGTCGACGTGTCCCTGCTGCGCTCCGGCACCTACGCCAACGGCAACGACCTCGCCCTTCAGAACTTCTTCGGCCGGCGCGGCCGAACCCGGCACCGCACCGAGCACGAGTCCCCGCTCTACAACTCCTACCGGGCCGCCGACGACCGCTGGTTCTGGCTGGTCGGACTGGAGGGGAACCGGCACTGGCCCGGTGTCGTCGAGGCGCTCGGCCGCACGGACCTGGCGGCCGACGAGCGGTTCGCGACCGGGAAGGCCCGGCGGGGCCATGTGCGCGAGCTGATCGCCGAGTTCGACGAGGAGTTCGCGAAGCGGCCGCTCGCCGCATGGGCGGCCCGGTTCGACGCGGCGGGCGTGTGGTGGGCGCCCGTGCAGACGCTGGCCGAGGTGGCGGCCGATCCGCAGGCGGAGGCGGTCGGGGCGTTCGTCGAACAGCCCGGCATGGGCGACGCGCCCCCGCTGCGGACGGTGGCGACACCCGTCGGCTTCTGGGGCGTCGACGACAAGCCGCGCGGCGGCGCTCCGACCCTCGGCGAGCACACCGACGAAGTGCTCGCCGAACTCGACCGACCCGGCACATGA
- a CDS encoding acyl-CoA dehydrogenase family protein, which produces MEQDMQDFADEARRFLNAHATKAPDRAALTWGVGDDSTAYFSSLPPEQEHEQVRRAREWQRIRYENGFGWITGPVEYGGRGLTFVHDLLYDAVESEYEVADTGVIGVVGLGMIGPTILAHAQPHLKDRWLPAMYRGDAIACQLFSEPGAGSDLASVSTRAVRQDDGDWLLNGQKVWTSVAQHSGIGLALTRTDPDAPKHRGITAFLVPMDTPGVEVRPLRQMTGGTDFNEVFLTDVRIPDDHRLGEVDGGWTVALTTLMNERATVGSEGAGPVAAALSPDHLSALMRATWTWDDRALRARLAELLVDVLATRHLNARALQGLRAGVAPGPEMSVSKLLHGQNLTRAAHFVSEVLGPRIIADTGQWGTYAWTELLLATPALRILGGTEEIMKNILAERVLGLPREPVTTAAKEVRP; this is translated from the coding sequence ATGGAACAGGACATGCAGGACTTCGCCGACGAGGCACGCCGCTTCCTCAACGCGCACGCGACGAAGGCACCCGACCGGGCTGCCCTCACCTGGGGCGTGGGCGACGACTCGACGGCGTACTTCAGCAGCCTGCCGCCCGAGCAGGAGCACGAGCAGGTGCGGCGGGCGCGGGAGTGGCAGCGGATCCGCTACGAGAACGGCTTCGGCTGGATCACGGGTCCCGTGGAGTACGGCGGCCGGGGCCTGACCTTCGTCCACGACCTGCTCTACGACGCCGTCGAGTCCGAGTACGAGGTCGCCGACACGGGCGTGATCGGTGTCGTCGGCCTCGGCATGATCGGCCCGACGATCCTCGCCCACGCCCAGCCGCACCTCAAGGACCGCTGGCTGCCCGCGATGTACCGGGGCGACGCCATCGCCTGCCAGTTGTTCAGCGAGCCGGGCGCCGGATCCGATCTCGCGAGCGTGAGCACCCGAGCGGTCCGCCAGGACGACGGCGACTGGCTGCTCAACGGACAGAAGGTGTGGACCTCGGTCGCCCAGCACAGCGGGATCGGCCTCGCGCTGACCCGTACGGACCCGGATGCGCCCAAGCACCGCGGGATCACCGCGTTCCTGGTCCCCATGGACACCCCCGGCGTCGAGGTCCGGCCGCTGCGGCAGATGACCGGCGGCACGGACTTCAACGAGGTCTTCCTCACCGACGTCCGCATCCCCGACGACCACCGCCTCGGCGAGGTCGACGGCGGCTGGACGGTCGCCCTGACCACCCTGATGAACGAGCGCGCCACGGTGGGCAGCGAAGGCGCGGGACCGGTGGCCGCCGCCCTGTCGCCGGATCACCTCTCGGCGCTCATGCGCGCCACCTGGACCTGGGACGACCGCGCCCTGCGGGCCCGCCTGGCCGAACTGCTGGTGGACGTGCTCGCGACCCGGCACCTCAACGCCCGTGCCCTGCAAGGGCTGCGCGCCGGCGTCGCCCCGGGACCCGAGATGTCCGTCTCGAAGCTGCTCCACGGCCAGAACCTCACCCGCGCCGCACACTTCGTGTCCGAGGTCCTGGGCCCGCGCATCATCGCGGACACCGGCCAGTGGGGCACGTACGCCTGGACCGAACTGCTGCTGGCCACCCCGGCGCTGAGAATCCTCGGAGGCACCGAGGAGATCATGAAGAACATCCTCGCGGAACGCGTCCTCGGTCTGCCCAGGGAGCCCGTGACCACCGCTGCCAAGGAGGTGCGGCCGTGA
- a CDS encoding acyl-CoA dehydrogenase family protein: MTAEEHELRELRSSVREFLETKSSEEAVRKLMESEPRFDPAVWAQACGQLRLAALALPEEYGGDGFGMVELGVVLEETGRALFCSPFFATVVLAAQTLLASGDARACARHLPGIAAGRTTAALAVAEDDGSWDPALVSARALPDGDGGWTVRGRKSFVVDGTTADLVLVVARTVAGPSLFAVDREATGLTAEPMDTLDATRAMARLTFDAVPATPVGADGAGGRVMAKVLDIASVGLAAEQAGGARRCLDTSTEYARTRHQFGRPIGSFQAVKHKCADMLVQVELAEASSREAARLAAEHDPAFPVAAAVAHACASRAYLYAATENIQVHGGIGFTWEHPAHLYFRRAKSSQLLLGGPAVYHERLLDRLGI, translated from the coding sequence GTGACCGCCGAAGAACACGAACTGCGCGAACTGCGCTCCTCCGTAAGGGAGTTCCTGGAAACCAAGTCGTCGGAGGAGGCCGTGCGCAAGCTGATGGAGAGCGAGCCGCGCTTCGACCCGGCGGTCTGGGCCCAGGCCTGCGGCCAACTGCGCCTGGCCGCACTGGCCCTGCCCGAGGAATACGGCGGCGACGGCTTCGGCATGGTCGAACTCGGCGTCGTACTCGAGGAGACGGGCCGCGCGCTGTTCTGCTCGCCGTTCTTCGCCACCGTGGTCCTCGCCGCCCAGACACTGCTCGCCTCCGGCGACGCGCGGGCCTGCGCCCGCCACCTCCCCGGCATCGCGGCCGGACGGACCACGGCCGCCCTCGCCGTGGCCGAGGACGACGGCTCCTGGGACCCCGCCCTGGTCTCCGCCCGCGCCCTGCCCGACGGCGACGGCGGGTGGACGGTGCGCGGCCGTAAGTCCTTCGTCGTCGACGGGACGACGGCCGACCTCGTCCTCGTCGTCGCCCGGACCGTCGCCGGCCCCTCGCTGTTCGCCGTGGACCGCGAGGCCACGGGGCTGACGGCCGAACCCATGGACACCCTGGACGCCACCCGTGCCATGGCCCGGCTGACGTTCGACGCCGTGCCCGCGACGCCCGTCGGCGCGGACGGGGCGGGCGGGCGCGTCATGGCCAAGGTCCTGGACATCGCCTCGGTGGGACTGGCCGCCGAGCAGGCGGGCGGGGCACGCCGCTGCCTGGACACCAGCACCGAGTACGCCCGCACCCGCCACCAGTTCGGACGGCCGATCGGCTCCTTCCAGGCGGTCAAGCACAAGTGCGCGGACATGCTCGTCCAGGTGGAACTGGCCGAGGCGTCCTCCCGGGAGGCGGCACGGCTTGCCGCCGAGCACGACCCGGCCTTCCCGGTCGCCGCGGCCGTGGCACACGCGTGCGCCTCACGCGCCTACCTGTACGCCGCCACCGAGAACATCCAGGTCCACGGGGGCATCGGCTTCACCTGGGAGCACCCGGCCCACCTCTACTTCAGACGGGCCAAGTCCTCACAACTGCTGCTCGGCGGCCCCGCGGTGTATCACGAGCGTCTGCTGGACCGGCTGGGCATCTGA
- a CDS encoding SDR family oxidoreductase, which produces MSEAVVDGRIVVVTGAGNGIGRAHALAFAAHGAKVVVNDLGGARDGAGASAGPAQSVVDEIVAAGGEAVANRDDISTWDGAGRLVRQAVDTYGGLDVLVNNAGILRDRMIVSMTEQDFDSVLAVHLKGSFATVHHAAAYWRERAKSGLPNDARVINTTSPSGIFGNPGQSNYGSAKAGVAGLTIIAAAELARYGVTVNAIAPTALTRLTEDIEMMRRAAEAQDLTPEAISPLVVWLGSAASREVTGRVFGVVGNRITVLEGWVNGPAASTDSRWTPQELSSVVPNLVAKAAPNADALGHRNGA; this is translated from the coding sequence ATGTCCGAAGCAGTGGTCGACGGCCGGATCGTGGTCGTCACCGGAGCCGGCAACGGGATCGGCCGGGCACACGCCCTGGCGTTCGCCGCGCACGGCGCGAAGGTCGTGGTCAACGACCTGGGCGGCGCGCGTGACGGGGCCGGCGCCTCGGCCGGCCCCGCCCAGAGCGTGGTCGACGAGATCGTGGCGGCCGGCGGCGAGGCGGTGGCCAACCGCGACGACATCTCCACCTGGGACGGCGCGGGACGTCTGGTCCGGCAGGCGGTGGACACCTACGGCGGACTGGACGTGCTGGTCAACAACGCCGGCATCCTGCGTGACCGGATGATCGTGTCGATGACCGAGCAGGACTTCGACAGCGTCCTCGCCGTCCATCTCAAGGGCAGCTTCGCCACCGTGCACCACGCGGCCGCGTACTGGCGCGAGCGCGCCAAGTCCGGGCTGCCCAACGACGCCCGGGTGATCAACACCACCTCGCCGTCCGGCATCTTCGGCAACCCCGGCCAGTCCAACTACGGATCCGCCAAGGCCGGCGTCGCCGGACTCACCATCATCGCCGCGGCCGAACTCGCCCGCTACGGCGTGACGGTGAACGCCATCGCGCCCACCGCGCTCACCCGGCTCACCGAGGACATCGAGATGATGCGGCGGGCCGCCGAGGCGCAGGACCTCACTCCCGAGGCGATCTCGCCGCTCGTGGTGTGGCTGGGCTCGGCGGCGTCGCGCGAGGTCACCGGCCGGGTGTTCGGCGTCGTCGGCAACCGGATCACCGTCCTCGAGGGCTGGGTCAACGGCCCCGCCGCGAGCACCGACTCCCGATGGACCCCGCAGGAGCTGTCCTCGGTCGTCCCGAACCTGGTGGCCAAGGCTGCTCCCAACGCCGACGCCCTCGGCCACCGGAACGGAGCCTGA
- a CDS encoding Zn-ribbon domain-containing OB-fold protein yields the protein MTTTREPVAQGLFTWPPTGSAPLRLIASECADCGLLSFPAATDCVRCASTASKERLLADRGTLWTYTTQGFRPPSPPYDGPEAFEPYAVGYVELPGELLVEARLTGSGPERLRIGQEMRLTCVPYTVRDDGTEVVTFAFAPVEEETS from the coding sequence ATGACGACCACCCGAGAACCGGTCGCACAGGGCCTGTTCACCTGGCCGCCGACCGGGTCCGCGCCGCTGCGGCTCATCGCCTCCGAGTGCGCCGACTGCGGGCTGCTGAGCTTTCCGGCCGCCACGGACTGCGTCCGGTGCGCGAGCACCGCTTCGAAGGAGCGGCTCCTGGCGGACCGCGGCACCCTGTGGACGTACACCACCCAGGGCTTCCGGCCGCCGTCGCCTCCGTACGACGGCCCCGAAGCCTTCGAGCCGTACGCCGTCGGCTACGTCGAACTCCCCGGCGAGCTGCTGGTCGAGGCACGTCTCACCGGGTCCGGCCCGGAGCGGCTCAGGATCGGGCAGGAGATGCGGCTGACCTGCGTGCCCTACACCGTGCGGGACGACGGCACCGAGGTCGTCACCTTCGCGTTCGCCCCGGTCGAGGAGGAGACGTCATGA